One segment of Rosa chinensis cultivar Old Blush chromosome 6, RchiOBHm-V2, whole genome shotgun sequence DNA contains the following:
- the LOC112172136 gene encoding histone-lysine N-methyltransferase ASHH2, with translation MASYGNLMFVDEPRCESFGTEQQMGSEILVAQPLLGRNVDLTSEADVSPGFCRNDNAGCVSCSEVTELGTGDRDGLAGGGESTSVMEPEDFLNSEYGINRCGLDENQNDVDGCSNIGSGGMQLKEGWCREDGFAGSFDDCEVPSKVIPSTGSPGNGIQLDEHRDDKGANRLSSEGMMEVMEEQGELPLEFVDIDVCRDYIFSGNSLEAANEKSVALTGIEAGGLCNGTSPAQDGGMSSEVSNTGDLVTNCNWKKEHIDDNGVSGVSGLSTEKSTEVSEACNQMLPSLSFQGSLEDLHMPNSLSNFAQQSDPRGNNAVDGSLADRVTEFMEEKSNVMTDKEAEIHTQISPVKVNVSCLKENSSNVAPNCIIENSVPPQSCDAFSIANNGVNGHYADSVTEVVDMKSNIVDACNQTLPPDLLSVCTQENDQSSDKVKECVEQKVDGTTDMRVETGTQMLLKEEKASNLTKDSAGLFPNSTIENSVPLQLHQPFDIVSNDSSKTVDVPDINDSPGHVESSTSFDHSGLMDHEGNDNFRVEFFPKINFSEIIALPAQRSGRSRKTPTKKAPRKRRNASKVLQPLGSVESVFKGAGRKRSCLSKPPRSSTWGLLGSVIQSFEESNGLQVHQVCQGQNEGSQKRRGGRRSGKQKQSVASGNFQGSRGTLTNHVRLKVKFGKEVDKNLLYNKAAEFVDTSACANSIQILNAVEGNWRQEATVRKCQHTNKKLEKDETCQDGELANKDLETVSVTEISAEDEIQNCLVVPSHAIAISSGGSVGSSYRDPGTSPDSEVINLIPEAHVEARPQEDSHGTDLTSDKVLSAFGDFISGKRGKKKHKLPYAGNCVPEDGSPCPCPASTMRAKPSTRDGCRQNGSQDICSGETFTSSPGAKASTNSSSDRDLSVEPLCLSGGSDHGVERGAEAETDCILDVGLGLHNSHNMLPSSNTKGQKPPKGKLRGSDSASKRSNTRKPREKEQKSVNKKKVKEDKQLACKVESLPESGDPLADANTSHVAECIGVPNLDVVPVDLDKQYVPPRNAWVLCDACNKWRRIPAELADFIDETKCTWTCRENMDRNFADCSIPQEKSNAEINAELEISDASGEEDASGTRLHYKTLECRRPSVSQQNVASIKTNQFLHRNRKNQSIDEIMVCHCKLPKDGQLGCGEDCLNRMLNIECVRGTCPCGDLCSNQQFQKRRYSKLEKFRSGKKGFGLRSLEHICKGQFLIEYVGEVLDTHAYEARQKEYAVKGHRHFYFMTLNTSEVIDACAKGNLGRFINHSCDPNCRTEKWMVNGEVCIGLFALRDIKKGEEVTFDYNFVRVIGAAAKKCYCGSPQCQGYIGGDPLNTEIIVQDDSDEEYVEPVMIPEDGVAEDSRGNAVARLDSLDGAIIQREESASANKDIDKLEITTQREESVELQHLLPSFVQPVEVFQQTEDVTSRSTPVVQQEVFREKETTEKSSDSFERPEITSPTKVISKPLSDDIDANKSSKFNTIEDEQLSSKVHRNVKTSRSSSSVKKGKVRSTPLNTNKIQVVANKSHVLPFKPKRSIEGSVEEKLNELLDVDGGISKRKDSTKGYLKLLFLTAQSGDSGSGEAIKSNRDLSIILDALLKTKSRTVLIDIINKNGLRMLHNIMKMCRRDFNKIPILRKLLKVLEYLAEKPQILTQEHITGGPPCPGMESFTESILSLTEHGDKRVHDIARNFRNRWIPKAFRRHSFVDRDDGKMEFNRSSNYNRFSTTHDNWRDQSGRSTEVADNVKQSVVKTPTSASTVIQDGSSTPSTGGCATSETKVRKRKSRWDQPAVAVPDPSSLPNKEQKIESKQLESSPLPRIGDVTSHPEKGSREGGNCTSTVHDLCQQVGADVVNDGKQNIPEDVPPGFSSCINTPVVSSTSSVIGHPQAKFVSRLPVSYGIPLSIMQQYGTPHAESVDTWVVAPGMPFHPFPPLPPCPRRKKDPSHDVNHLSVNQASEGQQASCVATNCHSEESSPSTTGAAQADFGTPSANNQLGTKRQRESSYEAPLGRRYFKQQKWNHPKPRLPWVRDRNGWGCNGNNFRGGTNSIGVGTVGNELRTPYCSEDISYRVEKAGNNVNQHSHHH, from the exons ATGGCATCGTATGGAAACTTGATGTTTGTGGACGAGCCTCGGTGCGAGTCGTTTGGTACCGAGCAGCAGATGGGCTCGGAGATCTTGGTGGCTCAGCCTTTACTTGGTCGTAATGTGGACCTTACCAGTGAGGCGGACGTGTCTCCGGGGTTTTGTAGGAATGACAATGCTGGTTGTGTGAGCTGCAGTGAGGTGACGGAGTTGGGTACTGGCGATAGAGATGGTTTGGCGGGTGGTGGTGAAAGTACGAGTGTTATGGAGCCGGAAGATTTTTTGAACAGTGAGTATGGGATCAATAGGTGTGGCTTGGATGAGAATCAGAATGATGTGGATGGTTGTTCTAATATTGGAAGTGGCGGGATGCAGTTGAAGGAAGGCTGGTGTCGTGAGGATGGCTTTGCCGGTTCATTTGACGATTGTGAAGTGCCCTCGAAAGTCATACCTTCCACAGGGTCACCAGGAAATGGTATTCAACTGGATGAGCACAGGGATGATAAAGGTGCTAATCGTCTGTCTTCTGAAGGGATGATGGAAGTTATGGAAGAGCAAGGTGAATTGCCCTTGGAATTTGTAGACATTGATGTTTGTAGGGATTACATCTTTTCTGGTAATTCATTGGAAGCTGCTAATGAAAAAAGTGTTGCTTTGACTGGGATAGAAGCTGGTGGTTTGTGCAACGGGACATCACCTGCACAGGATGGTGGAATGTCTTCAGAAGTATCAAACACAGGTGATCTAGTGACTAACTGTAACTGGAAGAAAGAACATATTGACGATAATGGTGTCAGTGGTGTAAGCGGGCTCTCTACTGAAAAGTCCACAGAGGTTTCTGAGGCATGCAACCAAATGTTGCCGTCACTGAGTTTTCAAGGGTCTTTGGAAGATTTGCACATGCCTAATTCACTGAGTAATTTTGCCCAGCAGAGTGATCCAAGGGGTAATAATGCAGTTGATGGTTCCTTGGCTGACAGGGTTACAGAATTTATGGAGGAGAAAAGTAATGTTATGACAGACAAGGAGGCTGAAATTCACACCCAGATATCACCTGTAAAAGTTAATGTCTCCTGTTTGAAGGAAAATTCCTCCAATGTAGCTCCCAACTGCATTATTGAGAATTCTGTTCCTCCTCAGTCATGCGATGCCTTCAGTATTGCTAATAATGGTGTCAATGGACATTATGCTGATAGTGTTACAGAGGTTGTTGACATGAAAAGCAATATTGTTGATGCATGCAATCAAACATTGCCTCCAGATTTACTGAGTGTTTGCACCCAAGAGAATGATCAGAGTAGTGATAAGGTTAAAGAATGTGTGGAACAGAAAGTTGACGGTACGACTGATATGAGGGTTGAAACTGGCACTCAGATGTTACTAAAAGAGGAAAAGGCCTCCAATCTCACCAAAGATTCTGCTGGATTATTTCCCAACAGTACTATTGAGAATTCTGTTCCTCTGCAACTGCATCAACCTTTTGATATTGTCAGTAATGACTCTTCTAAGACGGTCGATGTTCCAGATATCAATGATTCTCCTGGTCATGTTGAATCTAGTACTTCATTTGACCATTCTGGACTGATGGATCATGAAGGAAATGATAATTTCAGAGTTGAGTTTTTTcctaaaattaatttttctgaaattattgCATTGCCTGCTCAAAGGAGTGGCCGAAGCCGCAAGACTCCGACAAAAAAGGCTCCAAGGAAACGCAGGAATGCATCTAAAGTGTTACAACCTCTTGGAAGTGTTGAAAGTGTCTTCAAAGGTGCTGGAAGGAAGAGAAGCTGCCTTTCCAAACCACCTCGTTCTTCTACCTGGGGATTATTGGGAAGTGTCATTCAATCCTTTGAGGAGAGTAATGGGCTTCAGGTCCATCAGGTTTGTCAAGGTCAGAATGAAGGATCACAGAAACGAAGGGGTGGTCGAAGAAGTGGAAAACAGAAGCAAAGTGTGGCTAGTGGAAATTTTCAAGGGTCTAGGGGAACTTTAACTAATCATGTTCGTTTGAAAGTTAAATTTGGGAAAGAAGTCGATAAAAATTTACTGTATAACAAAGCAGCTGAGTTTGTTGATACCTCAGCATGTGCAAATTCTATTCAAATACTGAATGCTGTTGAAGGTAATTGGAGACAAGAAGCAACTGTTAGGAAGTGTCAGCATACAAACAAGAAACTAGAGAAGGATGAAACTTGCCAGGATGGAGAACTGGCTAATAAGGACTTGGAGACTGTTTCTGTTACAGAGATTTCAGCTGAAGATGAGATACAGAATTGTCTTGTGGTTCCCTCTCATGCAATTGCTATATCATCAGGAGGATCAGTTGGGAGTAGCTATAGAGACCCTGGAACTTCACCTGATTCTGAAGTTATCAATTTAATTCCAGAAGCACATGTGGAGGCAAGGCCACAAGAAGATTCTCATGGTACTGATTTGACTTCAGACAAAGTTTTATCTGCTTTTGGAGACTTTATTAGCGGTAAGAGAGGAAAGAAGAAACATAAACTCCCTTATGCGGGAAATTGTGTTCCGGAAGATGGTTCACCGTGTCCATGCCCAGCTAGCACAATGAGAGCAAAACCATCAACACGTGATGGATGTAGACAGAATGGTAGTCAAGATATTTGCTCTGGCGAGACTTTTACTTCATCCCCAGGTGCAAAGGCTTCAACTAACTCATCAAGTGACAGGGACTTGTCTGTGGAACCCCTGTGCTTGTCAGGAGGAAGTGACCACGGAGTGGAGAGGGGTGCAGAAGCTGAGACGGATTGCATTCTAGATGTGGGCTTAGGTTTGCATAATTCCCATAATATGCTTCCTTCCTCTAACACCAAGGGGCAGAAGCCTCCCAAGGGAAAATTGAGAGGTTCTGACTCAGCGAGTAAGAGAAGTAATACTCGTAAACCaagggaaaaagagcagaaGTCTGTTAATAAGAAAAAAGTCAAGGAGGACAAACAGCTTGCCTGCAAGGTGGAAAGTCTCCCTGAATCAG GAGATCCCTTAGCAGATGCCAACACTTCCCATGTTGCTGAGTGCATAGGTGTTCCTAACTTGGATGTGGTACCTGTTGACTTAGATAAGCAGTATGTACCCCCTCGGAATGCGTGGGTGCTCTGTGATGCTTGTAATAAATGGAGGCGTATACCAGCTGAACTTGCAGATTTTATAGATGAAACGAAGTGCACATG GACCTGTAGAGAGAATATGGACAGAAACTTTGCTGATTGCTCAATTCCTCAAGAGAAGTCAAATGCAGAGATTAATGCAGAGTTGGAAATATCTGATGCTTCAGGCGAAGAAGATGCTTCTGGCACCCGATTACATTATAAAACATTGGAATGCCGTCGTCCATCAG TTTCCCAACAGAATGTTGCATCTATTAAAACCAATCAGTTCCTTCACCGTAATCGTAAAAATCAGAGTATTGATGAG ATAATGGTTTGCCATTGCAAACTACCTAAAGATGGCCAGTTGGGTTGTGGAGAAGATTGCCTGAATCGAATGCTTAACATCGAATGTGTTCGAGGAACCTGTCCATGTGGAGATCTTTGTTCAAATCAACAG TTCCAAAAACGCCGATATTCCAAACTAGAGAAGTTTCGAAGTGGGAAGAAGGGATTTGGTCTCAGATCGCTTGAGCATATATGTAAAGGGCAGTTTCTTATTGAATATGTTGGAGAG GTGCTTGATACACATGCTTATGAGGCACGACAAAAAGAGTATGCTGTAAAGGGTCACAGACATTTCTACTTCATGACATTGAATACCAGTGAG gtaatAGATGCATGTGCAAAGGGAAATTTGGGGCGATTCATCAACCATAGTTGTGATCCGAACTGTCGCACCGAGAAG TGGATGGTGAATGGAGAGGTCTGTATAGGACTATTTGCACTAAGAGATATAAAGAAG GGTGAAGAGGTGACATTTGACTACAACTTCGTAAGGGTGATTGGAGCTGCTGCAAAGAAATGTTATTGTGGTTCACCTCAGTGTCAGGGTTACATAGGTGGTGATCCTCTTAATACTGAAATCATTGTTCAAGATGATTCAGATGAAGAATATGTGGAGCCTGTGATGATCCCAGAAGATGGTGTAGCGGAAGATAGTAGAGGCAATGCGGTGGCCAGACTCGATTCCTTAGATGGTGCGATAATCCAACGTGAGGAGAGTGCATCTGCAAATAAAGACATTGATAAATTGGAGATTACCACACAGAGAGAGGAGTCCGTGGAATTGCAGCACTTGTTGCCATCTTTTGTCCAACCAGTTGAAGTGTTCCAACAAACAGAAGATGTAACTAGTAGATCCACGCCTGTTGTTCAGCAGGAGGTTTTCAGGGAAAAGGAGACTACAGAAAAATCCTCAGACTCCTTTGAAAGACCAGAGATTACTTCTCCAACAAAAGTGATTAGCAAACCTTTATCTGATGATATTGATGCTAACAAAAGCTCCAAGTTTAACACTATTGAAGATGAGCAGCTTTCCTCTAAAGTGCATCGGAATGTGAAAACTTCTCGTTCATCCAGTTCTGTGAAGAAAGGCAAAGTTAGGAGTACTCCtctaaacacaaacaaaattCAGGTGGTAGCCAATAAATCTCATGTGCTACCTTTTAAACCGAAAAGATCAATCGAAGGATCAG TTGAAGAAAAGCTTAACGAGCTGTTGGATGTTGATGGAGGGATAAGTAAACGCAAA GATTCCACTAAAGGCTACTTAAAGCTTCTGTTCCTTACCGCACAATCAGGTGATAGTGGCAGTGGGGAAGCAATTAAAAG CAATCGAGATCTTTCTATTATTCTTGATGCCCTTTTGAAGACAAAGTCGCGTACGGTTTTGATTGATATTATTAACAAAAATG GGTTGAGAATGCTACACAACATTATGAAGATGTGCAGGAGAGACTTTAACAAGATTCCGATCCTCCGGAAGCTTTTGAAG GTCCTAGAATATTTGGCCGAAAAGCCGCAGATTCTTACACAGGAACATATTACTGGAGGTCCTCCCTGCCCGGGAATGGAGAG CTTTACAGAGTCGATACTATCACTGACGGAGCATGGTGACAAAAGG GTCCATGACATAGCACGCAACTTCCGAAATAGGTGGATTCCAAAAGCTTTCAGAAGACATAGTTTTGTAGACAGGGATGATGGAAAGATGGAATTTAACAGGAGTTCAAACTACAATAGGTTTTCCACAACACATGATAATTGGCGTGATCAAAGTGGAAGATCTACTGAAGTTGCAGATAATGTGAAGCAATCAGTGGTTAAAACACCAACTTCTGCGAGTACGGTTATCCAGGATGGCTCTTCTACACCTTCTACAGGTGGTTGTGCAACCAGTGAGACAAAAGTTCGCAAGCGTAAAAGCCGATGGGATCAGCCAGCAGTGGCAGTCCCTGATCCAAGTTCACTTCCAAACAAGGAACAGAAGATAGAGTCTAAACAGCTAGAATCTAGTCCATTACCTCGGATAGGTGATGTGACATCGCACCCTGAAAAGGGGAGCAGAGAGGGCGGAAATTGCACCAGCACTGTGCATGATTTATGTCAGCAAGTTGGTGCTGATGTGGTTAATGATGGAAAGCAAAACATTCCTGAGGATGTTCCTCCTGGATTTTCATCTTGCATTAATACCCCTGTGGTTTCGTCAACGTCTTCAGTTATAGGGCATCCGCAGGCCAAGTTTGTTTCTCGCTTACCTGTCTCGTATGGTATTCCACTGTCTATCATGCAGCAATATGGGACACCCCATGCTGAAAGTGTTGATACTTGGGTTGTTGCTCCTGGCATGCCTTTCCATCCTTTTCCACCATTGCCCCCATGTCCCCGTCGTAAGAAAGACCCTTCTCATGATGTCAATCATTTGTCAGTTAACCAAGCTTCAGAAGGACAACAAGCCAGCTGCGTTGCTACGAATTGTCACTCTGAAGAAAGCAGTCCAAGCACAACTGGTGCCGCTCAAGCAGACTTTGGCACACCATCTGCAAATAATCAATTGGGTACTAAACGACAGAGGGAGTCCTCATATGAGGCCCCCTTGGGGAGGAGATACTTCAAGCAGCAGAAGTGGAATCATCCAAAACCGAGGCTCCCATGGGTTAGGGATAGGAATGGTTGGGGATGTAATGGGAACAACTTCAGAGGTGGGACAAACAGCATAGGCGTAGGAACTGTAGGAAATGAGCTTAGAACTCCATATTGTTCAGAGGACATCAGCTATAGGGTGGAGAAAGCTGGCAATAATGTCAATCAGCATTCACATCACCATTAA
- the LOC112169155 gene encoding glutathione S-transferase TCHQD encodes MQLYHHPYSIDSQRVRLALEEKGIDYTSFHLNPVTGKNMNASFFRMNPSATLPVFQNGDHKIYNTIEIIQYVERIASVSTGVENMTFSGREVTEWMHRIQQWNPKFFTLAHIPDKYFRSVSKFLRRVVMARMEESPDLAGAYHRKLQEVYDTEDKLKNSSVLIQDKEHLIRLLDEVEKQLNETTYLAGEEFTMADVMLIPVLARLVLLNLEDEYIGSRPNTAKYWIMVQQRPSYKKVIASHFNGWRKYRTLWKTWCSIHIRSILRRF; translated from the exons ATGCAGTTATACCACCACCCGTATTCAATAGATAGCCAAAGGGTGAGACTCGCTTTGGAAGAAAAAGGCATTGATTACACATCATTCCATCTCAATCCTGTAACGGGCAAGAATATGAATGCCTCATTCTTCAGAATGAATCCAAGTGCAACACTCCCGGTTTTCCAGAACGGCGACCACAAGATTTACAATACAATTGAAATTATTCA GTATGTAGAAAGAATTGCAAGTGTCTCTACAGGCGTGGAGAACATGACCTTCAGTGGCAGAGAAGTCACTGAATGGATGCACCGAATACAACAATGGAACCCCAAGTTTTTCACACTTGCCCACATCCCGGACAAGTACTTTCGTTCTGTCTCCAAATTCTTGAGGCGGGTGGTGATGGCTCGAATGGAGGAATCTCCTGATTTAGCAGGTGCTTATCACAGAAAGTTGCAAGAAGTATATGACACAGAAGACAAGTTGAAAAACTCAAGTGTTTTGATACAGGACAAAGAACATCTAATAAGactccttgatgaagttgaaaaACAGCTAAATGAAACAACATATTTAGCAGGGGAAGAGTTTACAATGGCAGATGTCATGCTCATTCCGGTGCTAGCACGGTTGGTGCTCTTGAATCTGGAGGACGAGTATATAGGTAGCCGGCCAAACACTGCTAAATACTGGATTATGGTGCAGCAGAGGCCTAGTTATAAGAAAGTGATTGCGAGTCATTTCAATGGCTGGAGGAAGTATAGAACTTTGTGGAAAACCTGGTGCTCTATCCACATCAGAAGCATTCTAAGGagattttga